The genomic window TATCGACGCCGGAAACCGGCTGGTCGACCTGATCAAGCCGATGGTGCGCGCTACAGCACGGCCCGGAGCGGACGCCGAAATCGGTGGCTTTGGCGGGCTGTTCGATCTCAAAGCCGCGGGATTCAAGGATCCGGTTCTGGTCGCCGCCACCGACGGCGTCGGCACCAAGGTTAAAATCGCCATTGAGACCGGCGTGCACAGCGGCATCGGGATCGACCTGGTGGCTATGTCGGTGAACGACTTGGTCGTTCAAGGCGCTGAACCGTTGTTTTTTCTCGACTATTTTGCCTGTGGCAAGCTTGATCCCGAAGCCACCGCTGCCATCGTTGCCGGGGTTGCCGAGGGCTGCCGGGAGTCGGGCTGTGCCTTAATTGGCGGTGAAACCGCCGAAATGCCTGGGCTTTACAAAGATGGCGACTACGACCTTGCCGGCTTCGCGGTCGGCGCTGCGGAGCGGGGTACCTTGTTGCCCCACAAGGGCATCGCGGCCGGGGATGCGGTCATTGGCCTCGCCTCTTCCGGGGTCCATTCCAACGGCTTTTCACTGGTTCGCAAAATCGTCGAAATGTCGGGTGTGGCGTTCGACGCACCTGCCCCATTTGCACCGGTTATGACGCTGGGCGGCGCACTGCTGGCGCCGACAAAGCTCTACGTGAAATCCTGCCTCCGCGCGATCCGTGAAACCGGAGCGATCAAGGGCCTGGCCCACATCACCGGCGGCGGATTTACCGACAATATTCCGCGCGTGCTACCGCAGCATCTGGGCGTCCGTATCGATCTGAATGCCGTGCCGGTGTTGCCCGTATTCAAGTGGCTCGCAGCCGAGGGCAACATTGCCGAACTCGAACTGCTGCGCACCTTCAACTGCGGGATCGGCATGGTCGCCATCGTCAAGGACGACGCCGTGGGTGAAGTCATTAACACATTCACGCAAGCCGGCGAGCGCGCGGTGGTGCTTGGCGCGGTTGTCGAGGCCTCCGGCGACGAGCGGGTGATCTATGATGGTCACCTCGACCTGGCGGAGTGAGATGGTAAAGCGCCGCGTTGCGATCCTGATTTCCGGGCGCGGGTCGAACATGACCGCGCTGATTGAAGCTGCGAAGGCTGCCGACTATCCGGCAGAAATCGTCCTTGTTCTGTCGAACATCGCTAATGCCGGAGGGCTCGCGAAGGCGCGGGAAAGCGGCATTAAAACTGCGGCCATCGAGAGCAAGTCCTTCGGCAAGGATCGCGAAGCGTTTGAGCGTGCGATGCAAGACATTCTTGTGGCGCACAATGTCGAGCTGGTTTGTCTGGCGGGATTCCTGCGTTTGCTGACACCTTGGTTCGTCAAACAGTGGGAAGGAAGGATGCTCAACATCCACCCTGCTCTGCTGCCGTCCTATCGCGGTCTGCACACTCACGAGCGGGCGCTCGCCGATGGCGTCAAAATTCACGGTGCCACGGTGCACTTCGTGGTGCCGGAAGTCGACTCCGGCCCCATCATCATGCAAGGAGCTGTCGCCGTGCGCGGTGACGATACGCCGGAGACACTCGCCGCACGCGTGCTCGGCGTCGAACATCGGATTTATCCGGATGCGTTGCGCCTTGTCGCCGGCGGCAAGACTCACATCGATGGCGCCATCTGCAGGACAGACGCCTGCAGCAGCGCCGACGACGCCTTGATTTCCCCCGAAATCATTTAGAACGTTTTCGAGCGAAGTGGCTACCGGTTCGCGTGAAGATTCAATCAGAACCCAATTTGTTCTAACGAACCGTGCAGGCCGCATCCTCCTCAGGGATCAATTTGCTGCGGATGTGGTCGCAGGCGTCACACGCCAGATCGCGTTGCCGACGTCATCGGCAACCAGCAACGCGCCCTGCTTATCGATCTTGACGCCGACGGGTCTGCCCTGCGCTTCACCCTTGTCATTGAGAAAGCCGGTCAAAATATCCTGCGGCTTGCCGGAAGGCATACCGTTAGCGAACGGCACGAAGATCACCTTGTAACCGCTGCGTGGATTGCGATTCCAAGATCCATGCTGACCAACGAATGCACCGCCCTGATACGATGCCGGAAAAAGATCGCCTCGATAAAAGGTCAAGCCAAGCGATGCGGTATGCGCCCCCAAGGCGTAATCAGGCACGATCGCTTTCGCGACAAGGTCAGGCCGCTGTGGTTCGACCCTGGTATCAACATGCTGGCCATAATAACTGTACGGCCAGCCGTAGAAACCACCGTCCTTCACTGATGTCATGTAGTCCGGCACGAGGTCGCTACCGATCTCGTCGCGCTCGTTGACCACAACCCACAACGCTCCGCTTTGTGGCTGCCATGATGGTCCGTTCGGATTGCGCAGGCCCGAGGCGAAAACACGCGATGTGCCGCTCGCAATGTCGATTTCGAGAACAGCGGCGCGGTTGGTCTCGGCTTCCATGCCGTTCTCACCGACATTGCTGTTCGAGCCCACCGTTGCGTAGAGCTTCTTGCCGTCGGGACTGGCCGCGAGATCCTTGGTCCAATGATGATTGATCGTTCCGCCCGGCAGATCAGTCACTTTTGTGCCTGCAACACCAATGTGCGTCTCCCCCTCTTTGTAGGGAAACTTCATGATTGCATCGCTGTTGGCCACATAAAACGCGTCGCCGACCAACGCCATGCCGAAGGGCGAGTTCAATCCCTCGAGAAACGCCGTCCGCGTCTCTGCCTTTCCATCGCCGTCAGCATCCCGCAGCAAGGTAATACGGTTGGCGCTCGGTGTATTCGCACCCGCGTGCGCCATCACCTTTTTTTGTGACCCACCCTTTGATGCCTTTGTTGTCATCAGGCTTGGCCGGGGCATTGGTCTCCGCAACCAGAACATCGCCGTTCGGCAGAACATAGAGCGAGCGCGGATGATCAAGCCCCGTTGCAAATGCGGCCACCGAAAGGCCGTTTGCAGCAATTGGTTTTGCACCCTGTGGCCAACCAATTGCGGTAGCGATGTTCACCGTGGGAATCCAGGAATGCTTAGGCGCCGGAAGTGTCGGCTGCGGCCCATAGCCTTGCTCCATCGCGACGCTTGCCTGTTCGTTGCAACCGGCAAGCATAAGCGCAAGCCCGCTGCTGCAAAGCACGATCAGAAAGTTTCGCGGAGGTCTATTCATTGTGCATCATTCCCTGCGTGCGCAACCTAATGCGCGAACGCGTCAAACGTTCGGAAGAGCGGGAAAGATCACGCGAAATTCAAATCCATTGATCGCAAAAGGAAACCCCGGCTGATCGGCCGGGGTTTCAAAACGTCCATCGAAGATGGAAGAAAACCTGAGAAGACTCAGGACACTTTGAGATTCTCAGCAGATGTCTTACCGCGATTTTCCACCAGATCGTATTCGATCGTCTGGTTCTCATTGAGAGTGGTAAGTCCAGCACGTTCGACTGCCGAAATGTGCACGAACACGTCCTTCTCTCCGACTTGCGGCTTGATAAACCCATAGCCCTTGGTTGGGTTAAACCATTTGACGGTGCCTTTTGCCACGTCTGTCTCCTTCGTCCCTCATCCAGAATAAAAAGCGCGGTCACGCGGATCGCGTGCCACGCCGCTAGCGGGCTTCTAAAAGTCTTGCAGGTTTCTCTACTACCAAGCGCACAGCCGAACGGCCCAAATCCGATTGCTGTCGTAATCCCAACATGAAAATTTCACCTTAGCAAGCCGGATGAACGTGTGCCTGGAGAACATGCCCTCATCCCTAACTGGTGCAGTGCATCAAAGTCCCAGATCGGTGTCACTCCTGCGCTACACGGCATGCGAATGCCGACAGCTGATATGGCCGAATGTTGACCTGCTCCGCGATTCAAGGCTAATCGCCCGAACGTAGTGCTTTTCCTTAACGTCGGCTTTTTATGAAAACTTTTGCGTGGCAAGCCTGCTCGAGCCTGCCGAAGTCGCCATTTGCGGTCGCGACAGCAGCGTCGATTGCCGTGCTCATCGGAGCGTCCGATGCCCGCGCGCAGCTGGCACCACCAGTGCCAATCCCGCTCGCCACCGACAACAACATCCAGTTTTCTGCAACCGCGGCTCAGTTCGATCTCAGCAGCAGCTTCTTGCAGCGCCTTAGCCGTCAGGCGACCTACGGCTTCATCATGCGTGACAATTCCGGCGGCGGGGGAGCCTCGCAAAGCACCGCAGATCCGCTTTATCGGGTGTGGGGTGAGAGCTATGGCCTGACATCCCGAACGGATCCGCAAGGCACTTTCGTCGGCGACCGCCGCACGACATTTGGCGGCGTGGGCGGCATTGGTGCAACGATCGCACCGGGGCTGAATGTCGGATTTTCAGTCGACCAGAGCCGCACCAGCATCGACGTGCCACTCGCATTCCAAAGCGCGACCCTCGACATGACGCAGCTCGGCATCAACGCGGCTTATAACAACGGCCCGTGGACTGTGGCGATCGCTGCCGTACATGGATTTGCGCAGATCGACGCGCGACGGGCAACGATCCTCGGCGCAGCTATCGCCAACTATGGTGGCAAGGTCGATGGTGTGCTCGGTGAGCTGAACTACACGTTCTCATTCGGTCAAAGCAGGATCGTGCCTAAAGTGGCTCTCGAATATGTTTCGGCAGTCACTGACGGGTTTAAGGAAACCGGCGGCATCCATCCGACGATCGTCAGCGAAGCCAATGGCGAGCGAGCTCGTGTGTTAGTTGGTGCCGAGGTCGGTCACTACTGGATCATCGATCAGCAGGCCATTGATGTGTCGGCCTATGGCAAATTCGTCGACAACTTCTCTCAGAACATCGGTGCGGTGCAGGTCGGCTTGTCCCTGCCCGGCGCCCACACCATCAATGTCCAGGGCATTCAGGAAAGCATGTACGGCACGGACGCCGGAGCAGCGATATCATATATCCTGAGCAACACTGCGCGGCTGTATGCCAATTACGACGGCAAATTCCGCGATGGCTTTACATCCCATCAGGGCACGGTTGGCGTCGAACTGAAGTGGTGATCTGCCGGTCGCAATAACGGCCGGCAGATTATATTGGGATCAAGCTGTCACCGGAACTTCGGCTTGCTCCAACTCGTGGAGTTTGCGGCGGCGCCAGATCGACCCCACCGTCAATACAATCGCAACACCCAGCAGCGCGACGACGATTTCGCCGACCTCGCCGTCGAAGTGTAGATGCTTCGCAAAGCCCAGCAGTGTCGAACTTGTATCGACATCGAGGACAATATGCCCGTCGAGCACGCGATGCAGCCATGGCGCCACCGCCGGATCGGTCGCAATAACCTCGCCGGCAATCCAGCCGAGCAAAGCCGCGCCGAGCCAAATCAACGCCGGAACGCGGTCGAGCAGAGCCATGATCAGCGCCGCGCCTGCCACGATCATCGGAATACTGATTGCCAGACCGAGCATCATCAGCACGATGCTGCCATTCGCCGCCGCAGCGACCGCGATGACGTTGTCGAGGCTCATGATAATGTCGGCGATCGCGACAATACGCACTGCCGCCCACAGATGGGCCGCAGCCTGCACGCCGTCCTCGTCTTCTTTTTCCGGCACAAGCAGTTTCGCCGCGATCAGCAACAGCGCTAATCCGCCAATCAGCTTGAGATAGGGCAGCGACATCAGCGTCGCGACGATACCGGTGAAGATGACGCGGAGCAGAACCGCGACACCCGCACCGAGCACCATGCCCCAAACGCGCTGCTTCGGCTGAAGCCCGCGGCAGGCCAACGCGATAACGAGCGCGTTGTCGCCGGACAGGAGGACGTTGATCCAAATGATCTTCGTCAGAGCGACCCAGAACTGGGGATGCTGAATTTCGTTCTGAAATTGCGTGAACAATCCGCCAATCGTAGCGGGATCGAATATCTGCGTCACCCAGTTCACATCAAAGGCCCCCCGCCCCCGTTAGAACAGTTGAAATTAGCCGACGATCTCGTTGCCCGAGAAAAATTGGGCGATTTCGACGACAGCGGTTTCCGGTGCGTCCGAACCGTGCACCGAGTTTTCACCAATCGACTTTGCGTGCGCCTTGCGGATCGTGCCGTCGGCGGCCTTAGACGGGTCCGTTGCGCCCATGACGTCACGATACTTGAGAATTGCGTTCTCGCCTTCAAGGACCTGAACCACGACCGGGCCCGAAATCATGAAATCGACCAGCTCACCGAAAAACGGACGGGCCTTGTGCACAGCATAAAACGTTTCAGCCTGTGCGCGGGTCATCAGAATACGCTTCTGGGCAACGATACGAAGCCCAGCCTTCTCGATAATGGCGTTCACAGCGCCTGTGAGATTGCGCGCGGTCGCGTCGGGTTTGATGATCGAAAAAGTGCGCTCAATCGCCATGATCTTGTCCTTGGAACTGCAGTTTTAGGAAGGTGGCCGCGCTTATAACGGCGGGTTTCATGAACGGCAAGCAGCTACCACCCTGCCCGACATGGCAGATCGAACAACTGTCACAAACCATAAAGGGCCCCCCACCGTCGTACCAGCAGCCTTACCTGCGACAAGTTGGCATCCGGTGCCGGTGAACCAGGTCACAAGGAGCAACGACCCATTTGCATCGAGGCCATTGCCTCTCACCGGCGCGATCGGCGCCATACCGAAGGAGACCTCCATGCGTAAACTTGCTATCGGCTTCGCAGCTGCTGTTGCCCTCTCCGCCGCCGCACTTCTTCCAACAGCGGCGTCGGCCGGTCCCAAGGGCTGGCATCACCATCACCATCATGGCGTTCACGGTCACTGGTTTGGCGGCCCACGTCTCATCGTCAGCGGCGGCTACACCGGCTGCTATGTGAAGCGTCTCGTGCAAACTCGTTACGGCCTGCGCTATCGGGTTGTGAACGTCTGCTACTGATCCATCGCATCAGTTCTCCAAGCACACTCCCCAACTCCTAACCCGGCCGCGCCACGGCCGGGTTTTTTTGCGCCTCTTGACACCCCCGCAGGTTCCCGGTTCCCCAAAGTTTAAATTTTTACCGATTGGTCACCATGCTTGGGAAAAGCGCCGAACCATTCGGCTGAACAAGGCTTGGTCAGGTGTAATTTGACTCGACGTTGAAACAAATGGGAATGGATCATGCCACATCGCAGCGTTCCTGATGTTCAGATCGACCATATCCACGCCGATGCTGTTTGTCGGGGTATCGGCGAGCGGCTCCGCGAAACGTTGAGCATGCAAACCCAGGATATGTCGCAGCGCCTGAGGGCGCTGATCGAACGTCTTCCGGAGTTGGATAGCGGGCAAACGCCGTCGATCGTTCCAAAGATAGATGACGTCACGCACTGAAGCTGGCGCGATAAAGCGGTTGCGTTCGGCGGGCCGTTTCGTAAAAGCCCGCCCATGCTCTCCATCAACGACATTTCCATCCGGATCGCTGGACGCCTGCTGATCGAAAATAGCACGGTGCAAATCGCTCCGGGAGCCCGCGTTGGGTTCGTCGGCCGCAACGGCGTCGGCAAATCCACCCTGTTTCACGCCATCCGAGGCGAATTGCCCACCGAGACGGGTTCGATTTCACTTCCGCCTCGCTGGCGGGTGGGCAGCCTTGCGCAGGAAGCCCCTGACGGACCGGAAAGCCTTATCGAGGTCGTCCTCAAGGCCGACCTGGAGCGTGATGCCCTTCTACGGGAGGCTGATAGCGCAACCGATCCTGAGCGCATCGCCGAAATCCAGACGCGTCTCGTCGACATCAACGCACATTCAGCGCCCGCCCGAGCCGCGGCAATTCTTAGTGGCCTTGGCTTTTCCACAGCCGACCAGGCCCGAGCATGCCAGGAGTTCTCCGGTGGCTGGAGGATGCGCGTGGCATTGGCCGCAACCCTGTTCGCCGCGCCGGATCTGCTGCTTCTCGACGAGCCGACCAACTATCTCGATCTCGAAGGCACACTTTGGCTCGAGGACCATCTCGCGAACTATCCGCGAACCGTCATTGTCATCAGCCACGACCGCGATTTGCTCGACACCTCCGTCGATCAAATCTTGCATCTCGATCGCGGCAAGCTGACCCTATACAAGGGAACGTATTCGTCGTTCGAAGAGCAACGCGCAGCGCGTGAAATGCTCGATGCAAAGCACGCGAAGCGGCAGCAGGAAGAACGCAAACGGCTTCAGGATTTTGTTGATCGCTTCAAGGCCAAGGCGTCGAAAGCACGCCAGGCGCAGTCTCGCGTGAAGATGCTCGAGAAGATGAAGCCGGTGACGGCCCTGGTGACGCAGGACGTGCGCGAGATCACCTTTCCAGCGCCGGAAAAGACGCTGTCCCCTCCGATCATCGCTGTTGATGGTGTTTCGGTGGGATACGATCCTGCCAAAGCCGTGCTTAATCGCGTCACGCTGCGAATTGACAACGACGATCGCATCGCTTTGCTCGGCTCCAACGGCAACGGCAAATCGACCCTGGTCAAACTTCTTGCAGGAAAACTGCAGCCGTACTCCGGCAAGATCGTGCGAGCCGACAAGCTATCGATCGGATACTTCGCGCAGCATCAGACTGACGAACTGGATCTCGAAGGCTCACCCTACGATCATCTTCGCAGATTGATGCCTGACGCCCCCGAAACCAAGGTACGGGCCCGTGTCGGCGCCATCGGCTTCTCCGGAAAGGCAGGCGATACGACGGTCAAATCACTGTCTGGAGGCGAAAAGGCACGCTTATTGCTCGGCCTCGCAACATTCCAGGCACCGAACATGATCATTCTCGACGAACCGACCAACCATCTCGACATCGATAGCCGCGCGGCACTGGCGGAAGCGATCAATGAATATCCAGGCGCCGTCATCATGGTCTCGCATGATCGCTATTTGATCGAAGCGTGCGCAGATCGATTGTGGGTGGTCGCGGATCGCACGGTCACGCCTTACGATGGCGATCTCGACGATTATCGCCGTTCGATTTTGACGACGCGCAGCATGAAGGCGCCGGCGCGTGACAACGGCAGCAATGGCCGCGAAAAACCCCAGCGGACACGTGAAAAGCGCGCGCCCTTGAAGCAACGTATCGCAAACGCCGAAGCCGAAATGGCGCGGATCAGCGAGATCATCAGTAAGATCGATGTGGCTCTCGCGCTGCCCGATCTATTCAAGCGCGATCCAAAGCAAGCGGCCCAATTAACCAAAGCCCGCGCCAGTGCCGCCGAGGCCCTGCAACGCGCCGAAGATGAATGGTTGGAAGCCAGTGCAGCTTCCGATGAAACCGCGAGCTGACGTAGCGGAATAAGTTCCGTTCAGGAGCGCTTCTTTTTGGCTGAACGCGCGGGCTTTTCAGGTGCGGGCACATCGACCCGCTCTATGCTCGTCAAGCGACCCGACGTGAAACTGTAAGCTCCAGGCCGGGGACCATGCATCCACGTAATGTGCACGAGACGCTCGCCACGTTCGTTGGTCGACAAGTTCACATTGTCCGGCGCCACGCCAATCGCACGCGCGACGTCACATTCGGTATGTCCAAGCGCAACAGGTGCCGTCGCCGGAACCTGTGCTTCACTCGACGCATTCGCGTCGGTAGGCGCGCTGGGCGCGGGCATCCCGGGACATGCCCCATCGGAACTGATGAAGTCGTTCGGCGTCACTTCCTTTGTGACACTCAATGGCGGCGTTTCAATCGTCGAGGCGTTTTTGAACATGCGGCCAGGACGCGCAAACCATTCCTGATCCTTCAAGGAGAAGTCAGATATGCTTCCGCAGCCAGCAACCACCGGGGCCACTGCAAGCAAGACCACGAATTGCTTCCCATGAATGCCTTTACGCCAAGCGTTCAAGTTCGTTCTCACATCAACTCCAGCGCCTAGTGTTCCGGTTCTGACATTCGTATCAACTCGCAGCAGGCACTTTACGAATGTCAGAACCAAAGGAACACTAGCAAATACACAACTCTAGTGTGGCTTTTGGCTCTGACGTTCCTTCGAAGAGTGCGCAGCAAAACTGAAAGGAACGTCAGAGCCGCCACACTAAGATGCGCTTTTACCACTTCAACGTCGGGAAATACCCCTAAGGAAAGTGTCCTCAACAATCATTTCCGCACATTCCGCGATCAACACGGAACATTGTCCCTAAAAACCTTCAACAAAGGCCTTAGCACCATCTCTTTGCGGCACCAAGGTGGCTAGCCGTAAGATTGATCAATGAAAAACAGCGATCATCATTAACGGCGCGAACGCCCTAGTGTGGTGGTTCAGAAGTTCGCTCGATTTTTCCTGCGAGTCCTTCCAGCGAACTTCTGAACCTGAACCACACTAGAGTCATGGATTTACTAGTGTCCTCTCGAATCCAAAGTCAGCTACGAAGCGCGCTGCACGATGAGGCGGACTTTGGATTCGGGACACTAGCATCAATCACGCCGCTGCCATCTGCCGCGCTCGTCGGTCTGCCAATAGGTGCGCTCGAATCCCCGGGATTTGCTTTCCGTCCAGGCTGTCCGAGCCGCGTTCAAAGCTTCGTCGTCCTCGCCGTTAAAGACCAGGACGACCCTGTCATATGTTGCACAATCCCCGGGCAGACCAGCAGTATCGACGACGAACCGGACGTTGGCTTTGTTTGGATTTGCTTCATCCATTACCAGCACGACCGGCTGATCTGCCGCATCACTATCTCTCCATGTGCCGTGCGGCAGGAAGGAGTCATCGCGGTAAGTCCACAGATGCGCGTCAAGCGCTTCTGCACGCTCCTCGGAACCGGTTTGGACGGCAACGCGCCAGCCACGCTCAAGGGACTTCTCAAGCAGCGGCGGAAGCACTTTCTCGAGGGTCGTATCCTGGAGATGATAGAACAAAACTTCCGTCATCACTCCGATCCATTGTCATCCGGTGTCCCGAATCCAAAGTTCGCCGCATGGTGCAGCACGCTCCGTAGCGAACTGTGGATTCGACAGGACACTAATGTCCCGATTCCGAAGTTCGCACGGGCTTGCGGCTTGCTCGGATGCGAACTTTGGAATCAAAGCGACATTAGCAAGCTTATGATTCTAGTGCCGCTTTTGGATTTGAAGTTCTTCATCGAACTTGCGGCTTCACTCGGAAGAACTTCAATCCGCGGCACTCGTAAATTTATGATTCTAGTGTGGTTTAGCTTCAGAAATTCGCTGGAAGGACTCGCGGGAAAACTGGAGCGAACTTCTGAACCACCACACCAGACAGGCCGGGCGGAGCACAAGACTCCGCCCACTCGGTCGCTGAGGCCTCCCTCGAAAACGGCTTTAGCGCTTCGCTTCGTAATGATCAGCCACCAGCCGGTCTAACAGACGTACGCCGAAGCCAGATCCCCAGCTCCGGTTCAGATCGGATGCCGGCACACCCATCGCCGTCCCGGCGATATCGAGGTGAGCCCATGGCGTGTCGTCGACAAAGCGTTGCAGGAATTGCGCCGCCGTAATCGAGCCGCCGTTGCGGGTGCCGGTGTTCTTCATATCGGCGAACTGGGAATCAATCTGCTTGTCATATTCGGGGCCGAGGGGCATGCGCCACACGCGTTCACCCGTCTCCTGCCCCGCTGCATACAAACGTTCAGCCAGCTTGTCGTCATTCGAGAACATGCCAGCGTGGTCTGTTCCCAAAGCAACCATGATGGCGCCGGTCAGCGTCGCCAGGTCGACCATGAATTTCGGCTTGAACTTTTTGGCAACGTACCAGAGCACATCGGCCAGTACGAGGCGCCCTTCCGCATCGGTGTTGATGATCTCGATCGTCTGCCCCGACATAGATGTCACGATATCGCCCGGCCGTTGCGCTTTGCCGTCAGGCATGTTCTCGACGAGCCCGATCGCCCCAATCACATTGACTTTTGCCTTGCGGGCCGCGAGTGCATGCATCAACCCGACCACACATGCAGCTCCCCCCATGTCGCCTTTCATGTCCTCCATGCTGGCGGACGGCTTGATGGAAATGCCCCCGGTATCGAAGCAAACACCCTTGCCAACAAAGGCAATTGGCTGTTCACCCGCCTTGCCCCCATTCCAGCGCATGATGACGGTGCGGCCATCATGTGCGGAACCCTGCGATACCCCCAGCAGCGCGCCCATTTTCAACTGGGTCATCGCTTTCACATCGAGAATCTGAACGCCGACTCCGATCTTACGCAACTGACTCGCGCGTCGGGCAAACTCTGCTGGAAACAGGACGTTTGGCGGCTCGTTCACCAGGTCGCGGGCGATCAACACGCCGTCCACCACGGCACTGTCCGGGGCAAAGGCCTTACGCGCAGCCGCGACGTCCGCAACCGCAATCGAGAACTGCACCCGCAGTGGGGCGTTGTCGCCGTCCTTCTTCTTCGTCTTGTAGCGATCGAATCGATAAGCGCGCAGGCGAATACCGGCGGCC from Nitrobacteraceae bacterium AZCC 1564 includes these protein-coding regions:
- a CDS encoding glucose/arabinose dehydrogenase (product_source=COG2133; cleavage_site_network=SignalP-noTM; cog=COG2133; superfamily=63829), with amino-acid sequence MNRPPRNFLIVLCSSGLALMLAGCNEQASVAMEQGYGPQPTLPAPKHSWIPTVNIATAIGWPQGAKPIAANGLSVAAFATGLDHPRSLYVLPNGDVLVAETNAPAKPDDNKGIKGWVTKKGDGARGCEYTERQPYYLAAGC
- a CDS encoding YjbE family integral membrane protein (product_source=TIGR03717; cog=COG0861; pfam=PF03741; tigrfam=TIGR03717; transmembrane_helix_parts=Outside_1_28,TMhelix_29_51,Inside_52_63,TMhelix_64_86,Outside_87_89,TMhelix_90_112,Inside_113_124,TMhelix_125_147,Outside_148_156,TMhelix_157_179,Inside_180_185,TMhelix_186_205,Outside_206_241,TMhelix_242_264,Inside_265_281), producing the protein MNWVTQIFDPATIGGLFTQFQNEIQHPQFWVALTKIIWINVLLSGDNALVIALACRGLQPKQRVWGMVLGAGVAVLLRVIFTGIVATLMSLPYLKLIGGLALLLIAAKLLVPEKEDEDGVQAAAHLWAAVRIVAIADIIMSLDNVIAVAAAANGSIVLMMLGLAISIPMIVAGAALIMALLDRVPALIWLGAALLGWIAGEVIATDPAVAPWLHRVLDGHIVLDVDTSSTLLGFAKHLHFDGEVGEIVVALLGVAIVLTVGSIWRRRKLHELEQAEVPVTA
- a CDS encoding glucose/arabinose dehydrogenase (product_source=COG2133; cath_funfam=2.120.10.30; cog=COG2133; pfam=PF07995; superfamily=50952); this translates as MAHAGANTPSANRITLLRDADGDGKAETRTAFLEGLNSPFGMALVGDAFYVANSDAIMKFPYKEGETHIGVAGTKVTDLPGGTINHHWTKDLAASPDGKKLYATVGSNSNVGENGMEAETNRAAVLEIDIASGTSRVFASGLRNPNGPSWQPQSGALWVVVNERDEIGSDLVPDYMTSVKDGGFYGWPYSYYGQHVDTRVEPQRPDLVAKAIVPDYALGAHTASLGLTFYRGDLFPASYQGGAFVGQHGSWNRNPRSGYKVIFVPFANGMPSGKPQDILTGFLNDKGEAQGRPVGVKIDKQGALLVADDVGNAIWRVTPATTSAAN
- a CDS encoding CspA family cold shock protein (product_source=KO:K03704; cath_funfam=2.40.50.140; cog=COG1278; ko=KO:K03704; pfam=PF00313; smart=SM00357; superfamily=50249), whose product is MAKGTVKWFNPTKGYGFIKPQVGEKDVFVHISAVERAGLTTLNENQTIEYDLVENRGKTSAENLKVS
- a CDS encoding uncharacterized protein with beta-barrel porin domain (product_source=COG4625; cath_funfam=3.30.1300.10,3.30.70.580; cleavage_site_network=SignalP-noTM; cog=COG4625; pfam=PF03797; smart=SM00869; superfamily=103515), with translation MKTFAWQACSSLPKSPFAVATAASIAVLIGASDARAQLAPPVPIPLATDNNIQFSATAAQFDLSSSFLQRLSRQATYGFIMRDNSGGGGASQSTADPLYRVWGESYGLTSRTDPQGTFVGDRRTTFGGVGGIGATIAPGLNVGFSVDQSRTSIDVPLAFQSATLDMTQLGINAAYNNGPWTVAIAAVHGFAQIDARRATILGAAIANYGGKVDGVLGELNYTFSFGQSRIVPKVALEYVSAVTDGFKETGGIHPTIVSEANGERARVLVGAEVGHYWIIDQQAIDVSAYGKFVDNFSQNIGAVQVGLSLPGAHTINVQGIQESMYGTDAGAAISYILSNTARLYANYDGKFRDGFTSHQGTVGVELKW
- a CDS encoding nucleoside-diphosphate kinase (product_source=KO:K00940; cath_funfam=3.30.70.141; cog=COG0105; ko=KO:K00940; pfam=PF00334; smart=SM00562; superfamily=54919), with amino-acid sequence MAIERTFSIIKPDATARNLTGAVNAIIEKAGLRIVAQKRILMTRAQAETFYAVHKARPFFGELVDFMISGPVVVQVLEGENAILKYRDVMGATDPSKAADGTIRKAHAKSIGENSVHGSDAPETAVVEIAQFFSGNEIVG
- a CDS encoding phosphoribosylglycinamide formyltransferase-1 (product_source=KO:K11175; cath_funfam=3.40.50.170; cog=COG0299; ko=KO:K11175; pfam=PF00551; superfamily=53328; tigrfam=TIGR00639), which encodes MMVTSTWRSEMVKRRVAILISGRGSNMTALIEAAKAADYPAEIVLVLSNIANAGGLAKARESGIKTAAIESKSFGKDREAFERAMQDILVAHNVELVCLAGFLRLLTPWFVKQWEGRMLNIHPALLPSYRGLHTHERALADGVKIHGATVHFVVPEVDSGPIIMQGAVAVRGDDTPETLAARVLGVEHRIYPDALRLVAGGKTHIDGAICRTDACSSADDALISPEII
- a CDS encoding phosphoribosylformylglycinamidine cyclo-ligase (product_source=KO:K01933; cath_funfam=3.30.1330.10,3.90.650.10; cog=COG0150; ko=KO:K01933; pfam=PF00586,PF02769; superfamily=55326,56042; tigrfam=TIGR00878) — protein: MSEKKTSLTYSSAGVDIDAGNRLVDLIKPMVRATARPGADAEIGGFGGLFDLKAAGFKDPVLVAATDGVGTKVKIAIETGVHSGIGIDLVAMSVNDLVVQGAEPLFFLDYFACGKLDPEATAAIVAGVAEGCRESGCALIGGETAEMPGLYKDGDYDLAGFAVGAAERGTLLPHKGIAAGDAVIGLASSGVHSNGFSLVRKIVEMSGVAFDAPAPFAPVMTLGGALLAPTKLYVKSCLRAIRETGAIKGLAHITGGGFTDNIPRVLPQHLGVRIDLNAVPVLPVFKWLAAEGNIAELELLRTFNCGIGMVAIVKDDAVGEVINTFTQAGERAVVLGAVVEASGDERVIYDGHLDLAE